From the genome of Cuculus canorus isolate bCucCan1 chromosome 4, bCucCan1.pri, whole genome shotgun sequence:
CGAGCTGGCTTTATGGATGATATGGAATGGCACACCTGTCAAAGACTCCCTGTCAACTGTAATTCCTAAAGAACAAGAAGTACTACAGCTGCTGGTAAAAGCTGGTGCACACGTCAACAGCGGAGATGACCGCACATCTTGCATTGTTCGGCAGGCTCTGGAGAGAGAAGATTCCATTCGCACCTTGTTAGACAATGGAGCATCAGTAAACCAGTGTGATTCCAATGGGAGAACGCTCTTGGCCAATGCAGCGTACAGCGGCAATCTTGATGTCGTTAACTTACTGGTTTcaagaggagcagatttagagaTAGAAGATACTCATGGGCAAACAGCACTTACCTTAGCTGCTCGGCAGGGCCATACCAAGGTTGTCAACTGCTTGATTGGATGTGGGGCTAATGTTAATCACACTGATCATGACGGCTGGACAGCATTGCGATCTGCGGCGTGGGGTGGGCACACAGAAGTGGTTTCTGCGCTCCTTTATGCTGGAGTCAAAGTGGACTGTGCAGATGCTGATAGTCGAACGGCACTGAGAGCAGCAGCTTGGGGAGGACATGAAGATATTGTGCTGAATCTGCTTCAACATGGTGCTGAAGTTAATAAAGCTGATAATGAGGGCAGAACGGCTTTGATTGCAGCTGCATACATGGGGCATAAAGAGATTGTGGAGCACCTGCTGGATCATGGTGCAGAGGTAAACCATGAGGACGTGGATGGAAGGACTGCACTGTCTGTCGCTGCGCTCTGTGTCCCAGCCAGTAAGGGACATGCCTCAGTCGTTAGTCTTCTAATTGACCGTGGTGCTGAAGTTGACCATTGTGATAAAGATGGCATGACTCCACTGCTGGTAGCTGCTTATGAAGGACATGTAGATGTTGTTGATCTGCTTCTAGAAGGAGGAGCTGATGTTGATCACACGGACAACAATGGCCGTACGCCACTTTTAGCAGCAGCCTCCATGGGCCACGCCTCAGTTGTAAATACTCTCTTATTTTGGGGTGCAGCTGTTGATAGCATTGATAGTGAAGGGAGAACGGTTCTGAGCATAGCATCTGCACAAGGCAATGTTGAAGTAGTACGGACTCTGCTGGAGAGGGGACTAGATGAAAATCATAGAGATGATGCAGGCTGGACACCTTTGCATATGGCAGCTTTTGAAGGTCACAGGTTGATATGTGAAGCTCTTATAGAACAGGGTGCTAGAACAAATGAAATTGACAATGATGGACGTATACCTTTCATATTAGCTGCACAAGAAGGTCACTACGATTGTGTGCAGATattactggaaaataaatccaACATTGATCAGAGAGGCTATGATGGAAGAAATGCTCTCCGGGTTGCTGCTTTAGAAGGACACAGAGATATAGTTGAACTACTGCTCAGCCATGGAGCAGATGTAAACTACAAAGATGCCGATGGCCGGCCAACACTTTATATCTTAGCATTAGAAAACCAGCTTACAATGGCTGagtattttttagaaaatgGTGCAAACGTAGAAGCAAGTGATGCTGAAGGAAGAACAGCACTCCATGTTTCCTGCTGGCAGGGCCATTTGGAGATGGTACAGGTGCTGATAACATACCATGCTGATGTGAATGCTGCAGATAATGAGAAGAGATCTGCTTTGCAGTCTGCTGCATGGCAAGGTCACGTGAAGGTAGTGCAGCTTCTCATTGAGCATGGAGCTCTAGTTGACCATACATGTAATCAAGGTGCTACTGGACTCTGCATTGCGGCCCAAGAAGGGCACATTGATGTTGTCCAGATATTACTGGAGCATGGTGCTGATCCAAATCACGCTGACCAGTTTGGGCGCACTGCTATGCGTGTTGCAGCTAAAAATGGACACTCTCAGATTATTAAATTACTGGAAAAATATGGTGCATCTACTCTGAATGGTTGCACTCCATCTCCAGTCCACACAATGGAGCAAAAACCCTTACAGTCAGTGTCCTCTAAAATGCAGTCATTAACAATGAAGTCAAATAGTTCAGGGAGTACTGGTGGAGATATGCAGCCTAGTATGCGTGGCTTATGTAATGGGCCTGCTCATGCCTTCAGTTCTCCTTCAGAGTCGCCTGATTCTACAGTTGACCGTCAGAAGTCATCTTTATCAAATAATTCCCTAAAAAGTTCCAAAAACTCTTCTCTCCGAACCACGTCATCGACTGCGACCGCTCAAACAGTGCCCATTGATAGTTTCCACAGCCTGTCATTCACAGAGCAGATACAGCAGCATTCCCTGCCACGCAGCAGAAGTAGGCAGTCTATCgtttctccttcttccacaACTCATTCCCTAAGTCAAAATCATAATTCACCAAGTAGTGAATTTGAATGGAGCCAAGTAAAACCTAGTTTGAAATCAACTAAAGCTAccaaaggggggaaaatggaaaattccaGCAAATCCGGgtcagctgggaaaaaaataaaacaaagtagtTCTTCTCAACCAAAAGTATTAGAGTATGAAATGACTCAGTTTGATAAACGAGTACCTATTGCCAAATCTGGGGCAAGTGTGCCACTTAAATCGATGCCGGCAGAACCACAGTGCAAGATTTTGGTCCCGCCAGCTCAGCAAGAAGTTGGTCGATCTCAGCAGCAGTTCCTGATTCACCAACAGAGTGGCgaacagaagaagagaaatggaaTTATGACAAATCCAAATTACCATCTTCAGAGCAATCAGGTTTTTCTCGGTAGGGTTTCTGTCCCACGGACAGTGCAGGATAGAGGGCATCaggaagtactggaaggctatcCTCCCGCAGAGACAGAACTCAGCCTTAAACAAGCCTTAAAACTTCAGATTGAAGGTAGCGACCCCAGTTTCAACTACAAGAAGGAAACACCATTATAAAAGGTAACCTATCCAGTCACCATGAAAGCAAATGGATGTATTTCATGATGTGCATCTTAATTATGCTAAAATTGCATTTCGTTGTTGTTTATCatggtaattattttcttaatgaaaaccATGAATGTTGAAATCTCAACCTGGCaagtgtttattttgctgttgcttaAAAGAATCAGCTGTAGAGGAATTAGATCACTGTgatattttctgttgatttcCGTTTGCTCAAATCATACCCCGCTGTCTTTGATATGTGACTGAATAAAACAGCAAGTTTAACGTAGCATTGATTTGGAATTTTCTTCTCCATATAAGGACAGCTGGGAATTTTGATATGTGATATTTTCAGATAcagtaattatttcattatttacaaTAATGCTTTTCAGGAAGCTTCTAAAGATTCTTGTAACTTACAGGTAACTTGTTTTGtgcattcagattttaaatgtgACGTCTCAATAGCATCATTAGCTACAAATTAAGAAGTTAAAATACTATactaaagcttttattttgtatttctgttactGTGAAGGTAGCCTTTCTATAAAAGACATTCCTCAGAGCAAGATTAGAATCTGTGTTATGGTACCAATGTTCTGACCATTATGTAGTTCTTAATCAGTGTTGTTTGGTTagatttctcagttttctcCCATACtgaattttaagctgaaaaaggaattTTACTGAGTTTTTTTCAGACCTGAATTGTCAGCGAGTCAACTAAAGTAGAACTATTTTACCCCCTATTCCTCATGAGGTTTATCTTTTTAAGGGTATTGGCAATTTgttaataattaatatattttctatttgaatTTCAAAGCAGTAGCATCTTTATGAAATGTATGCACATCTCACAgcttatttgcttattttttaaaccgcattttttatttaagtgctgAATTTCTGGTAAATCAGACTGCTGCTTCTTAGAACAAGAATGTTCTTGCTAACCAACTCGGGTCTGCTGCGAATCATGAAGGACTGCAGGTTTCTAGGACAACTTCAAGTGGTGCAGAATCCACAAATGGCAGGTTTTCAGCTGTCAAAATCACATAGACACTGTTTTCCCCCAAAATGTCCTTGAAATGGGTTTCACTTTAATGGAATGCATCTCCCTAAATGTAGCTGAAGCCTCTTGTGAATTGCAGAGCTTTAGTTTATTGTGCAGGACTCCCAAGATATTTCCTTGGGACtttagattaaattaaaatagttgAAAAATACACTGTTTCAAAAGCCTATATACTAGAGCATGCAGATTTGGTAAAATCCAAATATTAGCAAAGGGTCAGatgagctgtggggcaggaaaaagtggaggagcagggcagcaggagcagacaTGGAGAGGAATAAGCAGGTGAGAGAGAATGGGCCCTAGATCTTCATAAAGGTCAAAAAGACTTTAGATTGCCACAGTTCTATATCATGTCCAACCAGGATTTaaatttccttgtatttttttttcctgcctccagAAAACGTATTAAAATGTTTGATtaagacttctgttttctcactCTCCTGTACCTGCGCATGATGTTCGGTGCTTTCTTTCATGTTACACTTTATTGTGAATGAATTGTATGATTCTGACATAGAATTTGACCTGACCTGGCATCAAAGGACTGGTTTTGCTgaattttccatctctgttgaTTTTACAATATAAACAAAGCATATGAAAAACATAGAACGCTCCAGGTATAATTTTGAAACTCGAATTGGGCTTTGCTTTATCTGGAACAAATAGCGCTTTACTGAAAATTTGGAGGTTTTCTCTGTGAAGGACTTGTTTATGCAAGTGGCTGAGCATATGAGGTGCTAGATAACTAAGTAGTTcctttggcttttccttttgtgattttttcgtagcttcattttaaatatgGACTTCTAAAACAATTTTGTGTGGATTATGAATTGCTTGGCACGGGCTATAATTTATCTCCTCTTTTGCCAAGTCTCAAGCACAAAAACAGTGGTTTCCTTGACCAGTGAATAAATCAGTCACCTGTGGAGAATCACACCAGAAATCCTCTGCTGGAGCACCTGAAGAATGGCTTTTCTTCCCTGGCTGCCGCTTCCGAGCGCTATTCGGGAAGCTCCCTTGCTGTGGGGACCTTGTAGCTGCTCTGGATGGTAGAGAGCATAGGGAATCAATCACGGGATTTCAGTTAGGCAGGAAATACTTTTCATCACTGGTATATTGTTATGTGCTTTTAACTTCGATTAGAAATGATAGAGTGCACTTTTTCTGACGACATTATGGAGTATTTCAAAACTTCACGTTTCTATTTTGTACTTACAGGCCAATTCCATGATGAACAGAAGTGCTTCTGCTCCGGATGATTTATCAGCTGGCTGGGATGGAAGCATATAATGCTTGTGTAGTCCACCTAGAAATTCAAGAATGTGATTACTACAGTGCAGTTACCTTAATTACTGTAACGTGCCTACATTTTCAGGCTGCCTTCTCAGTATAACCCTCTGTgcttcaaaaatttattttgtgtacTTTGTATTTAATACACAGAattagcactttttttttaattgcagaaagATATATGCTGTATTTCCCTGACAACAGCTGAAAATGGTAAGAACGAGGAATTCTAACATCCTATACCAGAACGCTTGGTAGAGGTGCATGTGCCACAGTGAACTGTGTATGGAAAGGCAgtgctttttgtatttattttcctgtggctaaagaaaataagcaacagTTTGTCACATTTGCATTGTTGTAACGTATGGTCAGTTCCCTGTGTACTTCAAAATGTTCTCTCCAGAAATACAAGTCTTGTAACAGTATTTTATAAATACTGTACTTGTGTGTTCTGTCTGTGTAATAGCTGTTCAGTGGTAGTAAAGGAGTCGAACGCGCAGTATATTTGGGATTTTTAAGAGACAAAATCCACTGTCTGGTACTACAGCACCAAAACTGGATGGCAGACTGTGACCACTGAAAGCAACAGGCAAATTTGGTCTTGGATACATGATCTTAAATAGCCTCTGTTATTGTTATGGTAATGAGGTAACTGAATATGGGTATGTCTTAGGTGCTAAAATAAAAGGCCTGATCCTGCTTTCATGTATATCTCTTTATACAttagaaacagctttttattttttctgcgGTAAAGGACTGTATTGAGAATGTCAGTAAAACAAACCATGGAAAATGGAGACACTTTGTTAATGAGGCTGAGAGAATGTACAGTGGAAAAGCAGTTAGTACTAACATTGTCTCATTACTGAGGTAATTGTATTGTCCTGAGACAGTAACTCTTTAAAGCACAAACTTGTATGAATGTGATTACTGCTTCAGATAGATTAGGTAGAACCAGCCTGAACATCTCTGTACCCGGAGCATGGTTAATTGGCAGTCTGGAGAGTCCATCTACACGTAATGGAAAGCTGGTTCCCCactctttcagcagcagaattttACTTGTATCAAAGAAAGCGAAGTTAAGGCCGTTgttgtgaaagagaaaagtatgaatttttcttttgaacgTACACATCTTACTTGCACAGGTCTGAGTGATAAacaagtgggttttttcctcctccaaatGCAAGCTATATTCTGCTATTCACCATTACACAGCCTTGCTCTTTAGAAAATAAGCCTATTTTTGTATGTGAGTATTTCTTCTAAAGGCTTGGATTTCATCTTTTTCATACTCTAATTCTGATCATTCCACAAATAAGATGATAGAAAGCTAAGGTTATTTTTCATAGAGGATTAATTAGTTGTATGGCTATCCTTAAGCTTTGATAAATGGCCCCTGGATGCATATGTAGTGCATATTCTGCAGCACTAAAGGGCTCCATGTTTTGTTATTATGATTAACAATCATCAGAAcgttgttgtttttttttaatatcttgcaCCTCCATTCTTATTTGCTTGTTACTAAATGTAAAAAGTATCTTTTATAGTCAGGCATTCAGCGTATAGTAGAATTAGACGTTAAAAGTTGACACACAGCAATATTGATTATTCTGAATGTTTCAAGTATTGAATTTTTTGTCCCTGTGGGAcaattataaaataaacataatggGAGTCTGGCAAATGGCCTTAAGAGAGTTAGTGGCTCAGTAAAGAGAAAGTACCAAAATGTTCTCAGCAAACTTGTTCCGAACCTCAAGTATAGTACATTTGCAATACTGTGCAAGAATACAACTCTTCTTAGTTATTAGATGTATGTTTTGTTCTGTGGAAGGGGATCCCTGAATGCCGACATTTTTCTACTGACCTTGACTGTCATTGGgagtatatttatttaattttattgtgttGTTATTAATTGCACCTTGTGGACAGAGGACGTAAAAAAAATAGGGCCAGTTTCACAAGGGGCCACAACTTATAGATAGCCTGATGGTTTTTGTGTGAATAATACTTACATTTGAAACAGTTGCTGGGGAAACCCTATACACAAATCAGCAGAAAGTGTTTTCAGAATGACGATTCTTTCAGATCGTGAATATCACTTTGGAACAGAGCGTGAGTTGCTTTCAAACATCCACTTTCTCAGAAGGTCTGTGTAATTCCACATTGCTGTTGCGTGTGATTTTTATTACCATCGTTTGTAGGGTTTTATGTACAAAGTAAAGTTGCTGTTCCCCGTGTTGTTc
Proteins encoded in this window:
- the ANKRD50 gene encoding ankyrin repeat domain-containing protein 50, translating into MAQTSLLQGKQFYCREWVFHKLQHCLQEKANCSSSAANKPSLVANSGNNTGVVSGKGAAWGVLLVGGPGSGKTALCTELLWPSSPANVQRGLHRQALAFHFCRAQDSDTLCVGGFIRGLVTQICRSGLIQGYEDKLRDPAIQSLLQAGECERNPAEAFKRCILLPLLGMKPPQQSLFLLVDSVDEGCNVSEGEQTSTSLSGTIAELLAGHFEFFPPWLLLLCSARKQSKAVTKMFTGFRKISLDDLRKAYIVKDVQQYILHRLDQEEALRQHLTKETAEMLNQLHIKSSGCFLYLERVLDGVVENFIMLREIRDIPGTLNGLYLWLCQRLFVRKQFAKVQPILNVILAACRPLTTTELYHAVWTKNMTLTMEDFQRKLDVLSKVLIDGLGNTKILFHYSFAEWLLDVKHCTQKYLCNAAEGHRMLAMSYTCRAKDLTPLEAQEFALHLINSNLQLETSELALWMIWNGTPVKDSLSTVIPKEQEVLQLLVKAGAHVNSGDDRTSCIVRQALEREDSIRTLLDNGASVNQCDSNGRTLLANAAYSGNLDVVNLLVSRGADLEIEDTHGQTALTLAARQGHTKVVNCLIGCGANVNHTDHDGWTALRSAAWGGHTEVVSALLYAGVKVDCADADSRTALRAAAWGGHEDIVLNLLQHGAEVNKADNEGRTALIAAAYMGHKEIVEHLLDHGAEVNHEDVDGRTALSVAALCVPASKGHASVVSLLIDRGAEVDHCDKDGMTPLLVAAYEGHVDVVDLLLEGGADVDHTDNNGRTPLLAAASMGHASVVNTLLFWGAAVDSIDSEGRTVLSIASAQGNVEVVRTLLERGLDENHRDDAGWTPLHMAAFEGHRLICEALIEQGARTNEIDNDGRIPFILAAQEGHYDCVQILLENKSNIDQRGYDGRNALRVAALEGHRDIVELLLSHGADVNYKDADGRPTLYILALENQLTMAEYFLENGANVEASDAEGRTALHVSCWQGHLEMVQVLITYHADVNAADNEKRSALQSAAWQGHVKVVQLLIEHGALVDHTCNQGATGLCIAAQEGHIDVVQILLEHGADPNHADQFGRTAMRVAAKNGHSQIIKLLEKYGASTLNGCTPSPVHTMEQKPLQSVSSKMQSLTMKSNSSGSTGGDMQPSMRGLCNGPAHAFSSPSESPDSTVDRQKSSLSNNSLKSSKNSSLRTTSSTATAQTVPIDSFHSLSFTEQIQQHSLPRSRSRQSIVSPSSTTHSLSQNHNSPSSEFEWSQVKPSLKSTKATKGGKMENSSKSGSAGKKIKQSSSSQPKVLEYEMTQFDKRVPIAKSGASVPLKSMPAEPQCKILVPPAQQEVGRSQQQFLIHQQSGEQKKRNGIMTNPNYHLQSNQVFLGRVSVPRTVQDRGHQEVLEGYPPAETELSLKQALKLQIEGSDPSFNYKKETPL